The Felis catus isolate Fca126 chromosome X, F.catus_Fca126_mat1.0, whole genome shotgun sequence genome includes a region encoding these proteins:
- the LOC109496527 gene encoding 40S ribosomal protein S27-like: MDVKCSGCYKSTTVFSHDQTVFFFFFFFFFFFFCIGCLTLLRQPRGGKARLTEGFSFRRKQH, translated from the coding sequence ATGGATGTAAAATGTTCAGGTTGTTACAAGAGTACCACGGTTTTCAGCCATGATCAgacggtgtttttttttttttttttttttttttttttttttttttgtataggtTGTTTAACATTGTTGCGCCAGCCAAGAGGAGGAAAGGCCAGACTCACAGAAGGCTTTTCATTTAGAAGAAAGCAACACTAA